The sequence TGGTGCCGCCGAAGAAGTACTCGCCGAGAATCGGCAGCGGGTTGCCCTGGATGCCCGGGGCGACGGGCGCGGTGTTGCGGAAGCGGCCGTCGGAGAACTGCCGTGAGGCACGCACCCGCTCGAGTCGGAGTCCTGAGAAAGACATGGCGCGTGTCTAACGGCTCGCGCCGAGTCTGGCCAGTCGGCCTGTGTAAAGAAGTGTGTTACCGGCTGTCCTTGCGCTTCTGCTGGCGGGCCTGCTCCGCCCTGAGCGCGCCCCCAATCCGCCGCCCCGCCACCTTCGTCATCTTCGAGACCGGGTTGCCCTGCTTCTTCGGCCAGGGCGGCTGCCAGCTCGAGGTCGACGGCTTGCCGGGGAAGCTCTTGTTCTTCATGGGCCTGGTCCTCATGCGTGAAGGCTGACATGCCGGCGAGCTCCCGTCAGCCCCTCCGGCGCGGGAGTCGCTGAACAGGTGACGCCAACCCCAACATGCGCATACCGGGACACGGCCGAAGCCCGGCGGCCGGCCCGCCATGCGCCCCTCGGTACCTCAGCCCTTGGTGGGTGCCGGCTGGCGCGTGGCCTTGAGGATGCGCACCGGTGGCGTGAGCTTCTGCTCGCTGTGCGGCGCCTGCTGGATGGCGCGCACCACGTCCATGCCCTTCACCACCCGGCCGAACGCGGCGAAGCCCTGCCCGTCCGGGTTGCGCTTGCCGCCGAAGTCCAACTCCGGCTGCGCGCCAACGCAGATGAAGAAGTCTCCCGTCGCGGTGTCCGGCGTGTCTCGCGCCATGGAGATGGCACCGTCCACGTGCTTCAGGCCCGTGTCCTTCGTGCGCTCCAGTGGAATGGGTGCCTTCTCCTCGGACTGGCGCGCGGGGTCCACACCGGCCTGGATGACCTCAATCTTCACCGGGTTG comes from Pyxidicoccus parkwaysis and encodes:
- a CDS encoding peptidylprolyl isomerase → MKTFASACLAVLLLTLPAAVLAAPKKGGKPKAPPPVRVLLQTEKGDIELELDEAHAPKTVRNFLGYVDAGLYDGGVFHRTVTPDNQPNNPVKIEVIQAGVDPARQSEEKAPIPLERTKDTGLKHVDGAISMARDTPDTATGDFFICVGAQPELDFGGKRNPDGQGFAAFGRVVKGMDVVRAIQQAPHSEQKLTPPVRILKATRQPAPTKG